The following nucleotide sequence is from Achromobacter spanius.
CCGTCGGTGTTGATGACCGCCGAATCGGCGGCAAAGAAATGCTGTTGCTCGTTCGGCCAGGACAGGCCCAAGGCCTCGCCGGCGCGAGCGCGCAGGTGGCCGCCAACTCGCACGGCGACGCCACTGGTGTCTCCAACGCGGCACACCACAATGGAGTCCGCGCCGAAGTACTCGACGCTTTCGACGATGGCGGGCATGCCCGCGCCGTCGATGCGGATGTGTTCGGGGCGCACGCCCAGCTTGACCGCGCCGGCCGGTGCATTCGCAATGGCCGGGCCATGCGTGCCGGTGATGACCGTGGAACCATGCAGGCTGGTCAGTGCGATCAGGTTCATGGGCGGCGTGCCGATGAAGCGGGCGGCGAATTCGCTGGCCGGGCGCGCATACAGGCCGTCAGGCGTGTCGTGCTGTTCGATCTGGCCGCCGCGCAACAGCACCACCTGGTCGGCCATGCTCATGGCCTCGGTCTGGTCGTGCGTGACATACACCATGGTGATGCCCAGGTCCTGCTGCAACGCGCGGATCTCGCGGCGCATCTCGTGGCGCAG
It contains:
- a CDS encoding ABC transporter ATP-binding protein encodes the protein MSSIVLDNLTKQYGNAAAIHGVSFTVPAGSFTVLLGPSGCGKSTTLRMIAGLDTPTSGTIRIGDRDVTQLPPAKRRISMVFQSYALFPHLSVRENILFGLKVRKEPARDFDRRLQRVAALLGLAHLLDRKPSQLSGGQQQRVALGRAVISEAPVCLMDEPLSNLDAQLRHEMRREIRALQQDLGITMVYVTHDQTEAMSMADQVVLLRGGQIEQHDTPDGLYARPASEFAARFIGTPPMNLIALTSLHGSTVITGTHGPAIANAPAGAVKLGVRPEHIRIDGAGMPAIVESVEYFGADSIVVCRVGDTSGVAVRVGGHLRARAGEALGLSWPNEQQHFFAADSAVINTDGR